In one window of uncultured Desulfovibrio sp. DNA:
- a CDS encoding cobalamin biosynthesis protein CbiL has protein sequence MLSICSRRSFSPMLPALLSTLFLLFTLALPHAAQAHRVNIFAWTEGDQVVAECGFNGGNKVKQGQVVVYDAATGAKLQEGRTDDQGVYRFPVPAEGKAHGLRIVVKAGEGHQNEWMMDAAELTAIQTPTIPASAPEAKDTAQAAEKTSPAAHAVSTATPGAKGAAAPTPSAVGVSSGELQTIVNAALDVKLGPIRRELAEMRVSRPSFSEIFGGIGWLVGLAGIALYFKGRRG, from the coding sequence ATGCTTTCCATTTGTTCGCGCAGGTCATTCTCGCCCATGTTGCCCGCACTGTTGTCCACGCTGTTTTTGCTCTTCACGTTGGCATTGCCCCATGCGGCTCAGGCCCACCGGGTCAATATTTTTGCCTGGACAGAAGGGGATCAGGTTGTTGCGGAATGCGGCTTTAACGGTGGCAACAAGGTCAAGCAGGGACAGGTTGTGGTGTATGATGCTGCCACTGGTGCAAAACTACAGGAAGGCCGCACCGATGATCAGGGCGTGTACCGTTTTCCCGTTCCCGCTGAGGGCAAGGCCCACGGCCTGCGCATTGTCGTCAAGGCTGGCGAAGGCCATCAGAATGAATGGATGATGGATGCCGCCGAACTGACGGCTATCCAGACGCCCACCATACCCGCCAGTGCACCTGAAGCAAAAGACACGGCGCAGGCTGCGGAAAAAACGTCTCCGGCTGCACACGCAGTATCCACGGCAACCCCAGGAGCAAAAGGCGCGGCTGCGCCCACCCCAAGTGCTGTCGGCGTCAGCTCCGGGGAGCTGCAAACCATTGTCAACGCGGCGCTGGACGTCAAGCTTGGGCCCATCCGCCGGGAACTTGCCGAAATGCGCGTGTCCCGCCCCAGCTTTTCTGAAATCTTCGGCGGCATCGGCTGGCTGGTGGGTCTGGCGGGCATTGCCCTTTACTTCAAGGGGCGTCGGGGGTAA
- a CDS encoding bifunctional UDP-sugar hydrolase/5'-nucleotidase — MASFLLRFRFSALALFLWASLFTVFSLVSLPCQAQEKAGLELLLLHTNDLHSYLAGRDTHGNACLKSESCTGGFARLATAMKRARAEHDNVLAVDAGDQFQGTLFFTANKWPMLADINSLMPYDAMTLGNHEFDDGCEATAGFVRAQPYPVLAVNLDARPGCPLRGTPFRPWIIKEVRGVKVGIVGLANPSVRTLSAACPETWFYKSETALKKAVAELEKQGVRHIIAVTHLGLQKDLELARKVDGVDIIVGGHTHDYLGPKSSKGPYPIVEHSPSGKPVLVVTAGALAKYLGQLDVTFDAQGVPVRWQGEALPLDASIPPDPAVEAKIAQYAQKLEAFTSVTVGQNNLNAPDGLHQCRIGECLSGLIATDSMLDYGRAYGAQAAIINGGGLRAPLRQGALNLGDMLAVLPFGNKVIIRDFSGEQLLAALEHGVADYKGVGSPLLHTAGLRYVYNPALPSGKRIVRAELLDAGGAARALDPAARYRVVLVDYLERRGDGYAMFAKGSPVEAPDPVDVDVLAAYIKKFSPLTALPPDRLIRQTN; from the coding sequence ATGGCGTCATTCCTGTTGCGATTCCGTTTTTCCGCACTGGCCCTGTTTTTATGGGCCAGCCTGTTTACAGTTTTTTCGCTGGTTTCCCTGCCCTGCCAAGCGCAGGAAAAGGCAGGCCTGGAGCTGCTCTTGCTGCACACAAACGACCTGCACTCCTATCTTGCGGGCAGGGATACCCACGGCAACGCCTGCCTGAAATCCGAGAGTTGCACGGGCGGCTTTGCCCGCCTTGCCACAGCCATGAAGCGCGCCCGAGCGGAACACGACAACGTGCTGGCCGTGGACGCGGGCGACCAGTTTCAGGGCACCCTGTTTTTTACCGCCAACAAGTGGCCCATGCTGGCCGACATCAACAGCCTGATGCCCTATGACGCCATGACGCTGGGCAACCACGAATTTGACGATGGCTGCGAGGCCACAGCCGGATTTGTGAGGGCTCAGCCTTATCCCGTGCTGGCCGTCAATCTGGATGCCCGCCCCGGCTGCCCCCTGCGCGGAACGCCGTTCCGCCCCTGGATCATCAAGGAGGTGCGCGGGGTCAAGGTGGGCATTGTGGGGCTTGCCAACCCCAGCGTGCGCACGCTTTCTGCGGCCTGCCCCGAAACGTGGTTCTACAAGAGCGAAACCGCACTGAAAAAAGCCGTGGCGGAGCTGGAAAAGCAGGGAGTGCGGCACATCATAGCCGTGACGCATCTTGGCCTGCAAAAAGATCTGGAGCTTGCCCGCAAGGTGGATGGCGTGGATATCATTGTGGGCGGCCACACCCACGACTACCTTGGCCCCAAATCATCCAAAGGCCCGTACCCTATTGTGGAGCACTCGCCCTCGGGCAAGCCTGTTCTGGTGGTCACTGCCGGGGCGCTTGCCAAGTATCTGGGCCAGCTTGACGTGACCTTTGACGCACAGGGCGTCCCGGTGCGCTGGCAGGGCGAGGCCCTGCCTCTGGATGCCTCCATTCCGCCCGACCCGGCTGTGGAAGCCAAGATTGCCCAGTATGCCCAAAAGCTGGAAGCCTTCACCTCTGTCACCGTGGGGCAAAACAACCTGAATGCACCTGACGGCCTGCACCAGTGCCGCATAGGTGAATGCCTTTCCGGCCTCATCGCCACCGACTCCATGCTGGATTATGGCCGCGCCTACGGAGCGCAGGCCGCCATTATCAACGGCGGGGGACTGCGCGCACCCCTGCGGCAGGGCGCGTTGAACCTTGGCGACATGCTGGCCGTGCTGCCCTTTGGCAACAAGGTCATCATCCGCGATTTCAGCGGCGAACAACTGCTGGCAGCGCTGGAGCACGGCGTGGCTGACTACAAGGGAGTGGGATCGCCCCTGCTGCACACGGCGGGGCTGCGCTACGTGTATAATCCTGCCCTGCCTTCCGGCAAACGCATTGTGCGCGCAGAGCTGCTGGACGCGGGCGGAGCCGCGCGCGCCCTTGACCCTGCCGCCCGCTACCGGGTGGTTCTTGTGGATTATCTGGAACGCCGGGGCGATGGCTACGCCATGTTTGCCAAGGGATCGCCCGTGGAAGCCCCTGACCCGGTGGATGTGGACGTGCTGGCGGCATACATCAAAAAATTCAGCCCGCTGACGGCCTTGCCGCCTGACCGCCTGATCCGCCAGACCAACTGA
- a CDS encoding DUF190 domain-containing protein, which translates to MNGYRLTFYTQQGRSHGHMSIAEWLLKEAKAIGVEGATFASAQGGYGRDGKYHSARFFDVGEQPMEVTMAVSPEHSEQLFARIEQENLQIFYMKIPVEFGITCSEKNQPA; encoded by the coding sequence ATGAACGGCTACAGACTGACATTTTATACGCAGCAGGGGCGCTCGCACGGGCACATGAGCATTGCGGAATGGCTGCTTAAGGAAGCAAAGGCCATCGGCGTTGAGGGCGCGACCTTTGCCTCGGCGCAAGGCGGTTACGGGCGCGACGGCAAATACCACAGCGCACGCTTTTTTGATGTGGGCGAACAGCCCATGGAAGTGACCATGGCCGTGAGCCCGGAACACAGCGAGCAGCTTTTTGCCCGCATTGAGCAGGAAAATCTGCAAATCTTCTACATGAAAATCCCTGTGGAATTCGGCATCACCTGCTCGGAAAAAAATCAGCCCGCCTGA
- the cbiQ gene encoding cobalt ECF transporter T component CbiQ, with amino-acid sequence MFDQPFVRPSLIQSIDPRVRMAFAGGLAICISLLHSLIACGMAFALGLALLTAANPPVRALLQRLGAINIFIVFLWCVTPLTTPGTPLAQWGMLTVSAEGVRLAMLVSIKSNAIACVFLALVATMNAPTAGHALERLHCPPKLVFLFLFTARYVHVIAQEWHTLLVAARLRGFRPRTNMHTYRTLASLLGLLLVRSYERSLRVREAMVLRGFSGHFRSVTVFHAQRGDCLFALCLLLCMAGIIAVECLGGLNV; translated from the coding sequence GTGTTTGACCAGCCCTTTGTTCGCCCCTCGCTCATACAGAGCATTGACCCCCGCGTTCGCATGGCCTTCGCAGGGGGGCTTGCGATATGCATATCGCTGCTGCACAGCCTGATCGCGTGCGGCATGGCCTTTGCGCTGGGTCTGGCACTGCTGACGGCGGCCAATCCACCTGTACGCGCACTGCTGCAACGCCTCGGCGCCATCAATATCTTCATTGTTTTTCTGTGGTGCGTTACGCCCCTGACCACGCCGGGAACTCCTCTTGCACAATGGGGAATGCTTACAGTGAGCGCTGAAGGCGTGCGCCTTGCGATGCTGGTAAGCATCAAGTCCAATGCCATTGCCTGCGTCTTTCTGGCGCTTGTCGCCACCATGAACGCCCCCACCGCCGGGCATGCGCTGGAGCGGCTGCACTGCCCGCCCAAGCTCGTTTTCCTCTTTCTTTTCACAGCCAGATACGTTCACGTCATCGCCCAGGAATGGCACACCCTGCTGGTGGCTGCCCGGTTGCGGGGTTTTCGCCCGCGCACCAACATGCATACCTACCGCACCCTGGCATCCTTGCTGGGCCTGTTGCTGGTGCGCAGCTACGAACGCTCGCTACGGGTGCGCGAAGCCATGGTCTTGCGGGGATTTTCCGGCCATTTCAGATCGGTGACGGTATTCCATGCCCAAAGGGGCGACTGTCTTTTTGCACTGTGCCTGCTGTTGTGCATGGCGGGGATCATCGCGGTTGAATGCCTGGGAGGCCTCAATGTCTGA
- a CDS encoding glutamine amidotransferase: protein MKRCVAIQHVAFENLGVFVQPLEEAGFAISYVQAGVVPLEPELWKDADLAVVLGGPIGVYQEDLYPFLADEKVLVASRLASGRPLLGICLGAQLMASALDADVYPGTAKEIGWGQVELTPAGLSGPLAELAGAPVLHWHGDTFDLPRGSDLLASTAIAPHQAFRPGPGQLGLQFHAEMDAALMETWLVGHCCELGVNGFDPRAIREDAQRLGAQARAAGLAFMRRWLMEEVR from the coding sequence ATGAAGCGTTGCGTTGCTATTCAGCATGTGGCTTTTGAAAATCTGGGTGTGTTTGTGCAGCCGCTTGAAGAAGCGGGTTTTGCGATCAGCTATGTGCAGGCCGGGGTTGTGCCCCTGGAGCCGGAACTGTGGAAGGATGCCGACCTTGCCGTGGTGCTGGGCGGCCCCATTGGCGTGTATCAGGAAGATTTGTATCCCTTCCTTGCCGATGAAAAGGTGCTTGTGGCGAGCCGTCTTGCTTCGGGCCGTCCGCTGCTGGGCATCTGCCTTGGCGCGCAGCTTATGGCCAGCGCCCTTGATGCTGACGTGTACCCCGGAACCGCCAAAGAGATTGGCTGGGGCCAGGTTGAACTCACCCCGGCGGGATTGAGCGGCCCTCTGGCAGAGCTTGCGGGCGCGCCTGTGCTGCACTGGCATGGCGATACGTTTGATCTGCCCCGGGGCAGCGATCTGCTTGCCTCAACGGCCATCGCGCCGCATCAGGCCTTCCGGCCCGGGCCGGGGCAGCTCGGTTTGCAGTTTCATGCGGAAATGGACGCGGCCTTGATGGAAACATGGCTTGTGGGCCATTGCTGCGAACTTGGCGTCAACGGCTTTGACCCCCGCGCCATACGCGAAGACGCCCAGAGGCTCGGCGCTCAGGCGCGGGCCGCAGGGCTGGCCTTTATGCGCCGCTGGTTGATGGAAGAGGTTCGCTAG
- a CDS encoding O-acetylhomoserine aminocarboxypropyltransferase/cysteine synthase family protein: MSEKKKPRFETLQVHAGQEQPDPATGARAVPIYQTTSFVFDDCAHAEARFNLSNAGNIYSRLTNPTQDAFEQRVAALEGGVAALATASGAAAVTYALQNLAEAGDHIVAEKTLYGGTYNLLAHTLKAWGIDTTFVDPDEPGAFERAITPRTKAIFIETLGNPHSNIVDIEALADLAHKNGIPLVVDNTFATPWLLRPIEHGADVVVHSATKFIGGHGTTLGGVIVDGGKFDWEASGKFPRLCEPEPSYHGLSFTKAVGAAAYAVRARAILLRDLGATLSPFNAFMLLQGLETLSLRVERHVSNALAVVEYLTKHPKVERVNHPCLANSPSHALYQRYFPRGGGSIFTFEVKGGAAEARAFIDRLQVFSLLANVADAKSLVIHPASTTHSQLTATELAETGIRPNTVRLSIGIEHVDDIIEDIAQALS; encoded by the coding sequence ATGAGCGAAAAAAAGAAACCACGTTTTGAAACCCTGCAAGTTCATGCAGGGCAGGAACAGCCGGATCCGGCTACCGGTGCGCGTGCCGTACCGATCTATCAGACAACATCCTTTGTTTTTGACGACTGTGCGCACGCTGAGGCGCGCTTTAACCTCAGCAATGCCGGCAACATTTACAGCCGCCTGACCAATCCCACGCAGGACGCCTTTGAACAGCGCGTTGCAGCACTTGAGGGCGGCGTTGCGGCCCTGGCCACGGCCAGTGGCGCAGCAGCCGTTACCTATGCCCTGCAAAATCTGGCCGAAGCGGGCGACCACATTGTGGCCGAAAAAACCCTCTACGGCGGCACCTACAACCTGCTGGCGCACACGCTCAAGGCCTGGGGCATCGACACCACCTTTGTGGACCCTGATGAACCCGGCGCTTTTGAGCGCGCCATCACACCACGCACCAAGGCCATCTTTATTGAGACCCTCGGCAACCCGCACAGCAATATTGTGGATATTGAAGCGCTGGCGGATCTGGCCCATAAAAACGGCATCCCCCTGGTGGTGGACAATACCTTTGCCACGCCCTGGCTGCTGCGCCCCATCGAACACGGGGCGGACGTTGTTGTGCATTCGGCAACCAAGTTTATTGGCGGCCACGGCACAACCCTTGGCGGCGTGATTGTGGACGGCGGCAAGTTTGACTGGGAGGCCTCGGGCAAGTTCCCCCGGCTGTGCGAGCCGGAACCGAGCTACCACGGCCTGAGCTTTACCAAGGCAGTGGGCGCGGCGGCCTATGCAGTGCGCGCCCGGGCCATCCTGCTGCGCGATCTTGGCGCGACGCTTTCGCCCTTCAACGCCTTTATGCTGCTTCAGGGGCTGGAAACCCTTTCGCTACGGGTTGAGCGCCACGTCAGCAACGCGCTGGCAGTGGTGGAGTATCTGACCAAGCATCCCAAGGTTGAGCGGGTCAACCACCCGTGCCTCGCCAACAGCCCCAGCCATGCACTGTATCAGCGCTACTTCCCCAGGGGGGGCGGCTCCATCTTTACCTTTGAGGTCAAGGGCGGCGCGGCGGAGGCCAGGGCATTCATCGACAGGTTGCAGGTTTTCTCCCTGCTGGCCAACGTGGCGGATGCAAAATCGCTGGTCATTCACCCCGCCTCCACCACACATTCGCAGCTCACCGCCACAGAACTTGCCGAAACGGGCATCCGACCCAACACGGTCAGGCTCTCCATTGGCATTGAACACGTGGATGACATTATTGAAGACATTGCACAGGCCCTGAGCTAA
- a CDS encoding symporter yields the protein MNSRDLIMVLSSLLSMAAGVFLPQAAEPLAAMPRLILIFMLYMSFLAVGMEALMREIRHMKGTLCFLVALRLAVLPLLCLAVFRLLMPQFALGAFLLGAAPVGVMAAVFSLMVGANTALILVANIATSLLLPASLPAVLSATDAALRLLGLEPLNMPAHLELGHMSLSLCVTILVPFAAAHITRIHLDGLRNLLLRWQFPLITVSIVVSNIAIFSHYGDLLRQSPELLLKSLGAASLLCLVMTLAAIPMARRMSRQVGMAFQISFGVINNVLVMIVCMEFFSATEAIMAAAYLAPLYVLLFYYRLCSRDKKQG from the coding sequence ATGAATTCCCGCGACCTTATCATGGTCCTTTCTTCGCTGCTTTCCATGGCGGCGGGGGTTTTTCTGCCCCAGGCGGCAGAGCCGCTTGCCGCAATGCCGCGCCTTATTCTCATTTTCATGCTTTATATGAGTTTTCTGGCTGTGGGCATGGAAGCCCTGATGCGCGAAATACGCCACATGAAGGGCACACTCTGCTTTCTGGTGGCCCTGCGGCTTGCGGTGCTGCCGCTGCTGTGCCTTGCAGTCTTCCGCCTGCTCATGCCCCAGTTTGCGTTGGGGGCCTTTCTGCTGGGCGCTGCGCCCGTGGGGGTCATGGCTGCTGTTTTTTCGCTCATGGTGGGGGCCAACACGGCGCTTATTCTTGTGGCCAACATCGCCACGTCCCTGCTGCTGCCCGCAAGCCTGCCCGCCGTGCTTTCTGCTACCGATGCCGCGCTGCGCCTGCTGGGGCTTGAGCCGCTCAACATGCCCGCGCATCTGGAACTGGGGCACATGAGCCTGTCGCTCTGCGTGACCATTCTTGTGCCCTTTGCCGCCGCGCATATTACACGCATTCACCTTGACGGGCTGCGCAACCTGCTTTTGCGCTGGCAGTTCCCGCTCATAACCGTGTCCATCGTGGTTTCCAATATTGCCATTTTCAGCCACTACGGCGACCTGCTGCGCCAATCGCCCGAACTGCTGCTCAAATCGCTGGGCGCGGCCTCCCTACTCTGCCTCGTCATGACGCTTGCCGCCATCCCCATGGCCCGCCGCATGAGCAGGCAGGTGGGCATGGCCTTTCAGATTTCATTTGGCGTTATCAACAATGTGCTGGTGATGATCGTCTGCATGGAATTTTTCAGCGCCACAGAGGCGATCATGGCCGCCGCCTATCTGGCCCCCCTCTATGTGCTGCTGTTTTACTACCGCCTGTGCAGCCGGGATAAAAAGCAGGGCTGA
- a CDS encoding DUF4198 domain-containing protein — MWKICCASLALLLMWGTQAQAHFGMVIPSTPTVADKKDANVQLEISFVHPMEMQGMDMAAPAAATVTHDGKTEDIKATLKPATVLGHKAWQTTYGIKKPGVYQFAVEPAPYFEPAEDKFIIHYTKTVIAAFGEEEGWGTPLGLKTEIVPLTRPFANYTGNVFRGRVLLDGKPVAGADVEVECYNKGKAHTAPNDFYVTQVVKTDENGVFSYGIPWAGWWGFAALNTSAEKMEYKGEAKEVELGAVMWVNFAAPKTK, encoded by the coding sequence ATGTGGAAAATTTGCTGCGCCAGCCTTGCTCTGCTGCTCATGTGGGGAACCCAGGCCCAGGCCCATTTTGGCATGGTCATTCCCTCCACCCCCACGGTTGCCGACAAGAAGGACGCCAACGTGCAGTTGGAGATTTCCTTTGTCCACCCCATGGAGATGCAGGGCATGGATATGGCCGCGCCTGCTGCGGCTACCGTCACCCATGACGGAAAAACAGAAGACATCAAGGCAACGCTCAAGCCTGCCACGGTGCTGGGCCACAAGGCATGGCAAACCACCTACGGCATCAAAAAGCCCGGCGTGTACCAGTTTGCCGTTGAGCCCGCCCCCTATTTTGAACCTGCGGAAGACAAGTTCATCATCCATTACACCAAGACCGTGATCGCCGCCTTTGGCGAAGAAGAAGGCTGGGGTACCCCCCTTGGCCTGAAAACGGAAATCGTGCCCCTTACCCGCCCCTTTGCCAACTACACAGGCAATGTATTCCGTGGCCGCGTCCTGCTTGACGGCAAGCCCGTTGCCGGGGCGGACGTGGAAGTGGAGTGCTACAACAAGGGCAAGGCGCACACCGCCCCCAACGATTTTTATGTCACCCAGGTAGTAAAGACCGATGAAAACGGCGTCTTCAGCTATGGCATTCCCTGGGCGGGATGGTGGGGTTTTGCGGCCCTGAACACCTCCGCCGAAAAAATGGAATACAAGGGTGAAGCCAAGGAAGTGGAACTGGGCGCTGTTATGTGGGTGAATTTTGCCGCACCCAAGACCAAGTAA
- the cbiM gene encoding cobalt transporter CbiM, whose protein sequence is MHIAEGVLSPAVLATGYALTAAGTALGLKKLDYDRLMTVAILAATFFVGSLIHVPIGITSAHLILNGLLGVILGWAAFPAILAALALQALLFQFGGLVVLGVNTFTMGFSAVVAGYVFRGLCRVWPTPAGQKIAAFCGGALGVLGAGLLTAVALASSDEGFATAARLLFLAHLPIMLAEGLITMLTVGFIARVRPEMLRLSAA, encoded by the coding sequence ATGCATATTGCCGAAGGCGTTCTTTCCCCTGCCGTGCTTGCCACGGGCTACGCCCTTACCGCCGCCGGAACGGCCCTGGGCTTGAAAAAACTCGACTATGACCGGCTCATGACCGTGGCCATTCTGGCCGCGACTTTTTTTGTGGGTTCGCTTATCCATGTGCCCATCGGCATTACCAGCGCGCACCTTATTCTCAACGGCCTTCTGGGCGTGATACTCGGATGGGCGGCCTTTCCGGCCATTCTGGCGGCTCTGGCGCTACAGGCGCTACTGTTCCAGTTTGGCGGCCTTGTGGTGCTTGGGGTCAACACCTTCACCATGGGATTTTCAGCCGTCGTGGCGGGTTATGTGTTTCGCGGCCTGTGCCGTGTGTGGCCCACACCAGCAGGGCAAAAAATTGCCGCTTTCTGCGGCGGTGCGCTGGGCGTTTTGGGCGCGGGCCTGCTGACGGCGGTGGCTCTGGCCTCCAGCGATGAAGGCTTTGCCACGGCTGCACGGCTGCTGTTTTTGGCGCATCTGCCCATCATGCTGGCCGAAGGGCTTATCACCATGCTGACCGTAGGTTTTATCGCCAGGGTGCGCCCTGAAATGCTGCGCCTGAGCGCGGCTTGA
- the crcB gene encoding fluoride efflux transporter CrcB, with protein sequence MVKNVLVITLGAGAGACLRWVLSMLLNSIFPAIPLGTVAANFIGGFGIGLSLGVFNSLPGLAPEWRLFIITGFLGGLTTFSTFTAEIGTLLQEQRIGMAAGAITLHVCGSLICFFMGLGAVSLLKSLFR encoded by the coding sequence ATGGTCAAAAACGTTCTTGTCATCACATTGGGGGCCGGGGCCGGGGCCTGCCTTCGCTGGGTGCTTTCAATGCTGCTCAATTCCATTTTTCCGGCTATCCCCCTTGGCACGGTGGCAGCCAATTTCATCGGCGGGTTCGGCATCGGGCTTTCGCTGGGCGTGTTCAACTCGCTGCCCGGCCTGGCCCCCGAGTGGCGGCTGTTTATCATCACCGGTTTTCTGGGCGGCCTCACAACCTTTTCCACCTTCACGGCGGAGATCGGCACCCTGCTGCAGGAACAACGCATAGGCATGGCCGCCGGGGCCATAACCCTGCACGTCTGCGGCTCGCTGATCTGTTTTTTCATGGGCCTTGGCGCGGTTTCGCTTCTCAAATCCCTCTTTCGTTAG
- a CDS encoding glycosyltransferase — MANPVVNITIPVFNRYHLTQKTLLALRKTTPGISFAVTVVDNGSEQSLRDRLVELHKDGIIDNLFLLPRNMGISCACNIGWRAVDAPYYMKLDNDMAVITPHWLENLFRLWAHGAPVSTLGPTFKAHDMVKNPGTITSEDGILGICTSTLMGSAIIIPKCVSDMLGYWSEDYGLYGADDGDYGSRVNCAGLTQYYYDANDFFVNGGKYDNSEYEDTDLNKGKEHARLFKDESGGMGMFLVNYYLYNMCVRNWKVPLRYRIKDMDGYNVVLEEDPAYAPIQHALGRSKDLLNNLVAAGRNNDMYSDAVVNRLKRIWKDCGQECAPL; from the coding sequence ATGGCCAATCCTGTTGTAAACATCACCATACCTGTTTTTAACAGATATCATCTTACGCAGAAGACGCTGCTGGCTCTGCGCAAAACAACACCAGGCATTTCATTTGCGGTTACGGTGGTTGATAACGGCAGCGAGCAATCCCTGCGTGATCGGCTGGTGGAACTGCACAAAGACGGGATTATCGACAATCTCTTTCTGCTGCCGCGCAATATGGGCATATCCTGCGCCTGCAACATCGGCTGGCGCGCTGTAGACGCTCCCTATTACATGAAGCTCGACAACGATATGGCGGTCATAACGCCCCACTGGCTTGAAAATCTTTTCAGGCTGTGGGCGCACGGGGCCCCTGTCTCTACACTGGGGCCAACATTCAAAGCGCATGACATGGTGAAAAATCCAGGCACGATCACCAGTGAAGACGGCATACTTGGCATCTGCACATCCACGCTTATGGGAAGCGCCATTATCATCCCCAAATGTGTTTCAGACATGCTGGGCTACTGGAGCGAAGATTACGGCCTGTATGGAGCGGATGACGGGGATTACGGCTCACGCGTGAACTGTGCCGGGTTAACGCAATACTATTATGACGCCAATGATTTTTTTGTAAACGGCGGCAAGTACGACAATTCGGAATACGAAGATACAGACCTGAATAAAGGCAAGGAACACGCCCGGCTTTTCAAGGATGAATCCGGCGGCATGGGAATGTTTTTAGTGAATTACTATCTGTACAACATGTGTGTTCGCAACTGGAAAGTGCCGCTGCGCTACCGCATCAAGGATATGGATGGCTATAACGTGGTGCTGGAGGAAGATCCCGCCTATGCGCCCATTCAACATGCCCTGGGCCGCAGCAAGGATCTGTTGAACAATCTGGTTGCGGCAGGTCGCAATAACGACATGTATTCAGATGCCGTGGTGAACCGCCTTAAAAGAATCTGGAAGGATTGCGGGCAGGAATGCGCCCCCTTGTGA
- a CDS encoding competence/damage-inducible protein A: MKAEIISVGTELLLGHTVNTDATHVARELSALGMDLLQVHTVGDNPQRLEKALREALERAEIVITTGGLGPTEDDLTKETVALVAEAPLEEDADSMARLQEYFGTRPMSGNQAKQAMLPRGSVAFPNLAGTAPGCATPAGEGRWVLMLPGPPSELLPMLHDSAVPFLRRMSGAAISSFMVKTFGIGEGVAALRIAGLTGGANPTAATYAGDAEMFVRVTAKAQDAAAAEALAAPMVAEVRKLLGHFVYGVNVAGLETVVVQELARQGKTLATAESCTGGLLAKRITDQPGASDVFGYGMVTYANEAKERLLGVPHDALRAHGAVSPEVARAMAQGVREYSGAHYGIGITGVAGPGGGTPQKPVGLVYIALSDAEHVWLRVMRPQGRYLGREWTRRLASSHALDMLRRRLADLPVEDQWSLDPA; the protein is encoded by the coding sequence ATGAAGGCGGAAATAATATCGGTCGGCACAGAACTTCTGCTGGGGCATACGGTCAATACGGATGCAACCCATGTGGCGCGGGAGCTTTCTGCGCTGGGTATGGATCTTTTACAGGTGCACACGGTGGGCGACAACCCGCAAAGGCTGGAGAAAGCCCTGCGCGAGGCGCTGGAACGCGCGGAAATCGTTATAACCACCGGCGGCCTTGGCCCCACGGAAGACGATCTGACCAAGGAAACAGTAGCTCTGGTGGCCGAAGCGCCGCTTGAGGAAGATGCGGACAGCATGGCGCGGTTGCAGGAGTATTTCGGCACGCGCCCCATGTCGGGCAATCAGGCCAAACAGGCCATGCTGCCGCGCGGATCAGTGGCTTTTCCAAATCTGGCGGGCACTGCCCCCGGCTGTGCCACACCTGCTGGCGAGGGGCGCTGGGTGCTCATGCTGCCTGGGCCTCCTTCCGAACTTTTGCCCATGCTGCACGACAGCGCCGTGCCCTTTTTGCGGCGCATGAGCGGGGCGGCCATCTCATCGTTTATGGTAAAGACCTTTGGCATAGGCGAGGGCGTGGCAGCCTTGCGCATTGCGGGGCTGACCGGCGGGGCCAACCCAACGGCGGCCACCTATGCGGGCGATGCGGAAATGTTTGTGCGGGTAACGGCCAAGGCGCAGGATGCCGCCGCTGCCGAGGCTCTGGCTGCCCCAATGGTGGCGGAGGTGCGCAAACTGCTGGGGCACTTTGTGTACGGCGTGAATGTTGCGGGGCTGGAGACTGTGGTGGTGCAGGAACTGGCGCGTCAGGGCAAAACCCTTGCCACTGCGGAATCCTGCACTGGCGGCCTGCTTGCAAAGCGCATCACTGACCAGCCCGGCGCATCGGATGTGTTTGGTTACGGCATGGTAACCTACGCCAACGAGGCCAAGGAGCGGCTGCTCGGTGTGCCGCACGATGCGCTGCGCGCGCACGGGGCTGTCAGCCCGGAGGTGGCGCGGGCCATGGCCCAGGGAGTGCGCGAATACAGCGGCGCTCATTACGGCATTGGCATCACGGGCGTGGCAGGGCCCGGCGGCGGTACGCCGCAAAAGCCTGTGGGCCTTGTGTATATTGCCCTGAGCGATGCGGAGCATGTCTGGCTGCGCGTCATGCGCCCGCAGGGGCGTTATCTTGGGCGCGAATGGACGCGCCGCCTGGCCTCAAGTCATGCGCTGGACATGCTGCGCCGCCGTCTTGCCGATCTGCCGGTGGAAGACCAGTGGAGTCTGGATCCGGCCTAG